The following nucleotide sequence is from Devosia salina.
GCCATCGTCACCCGAGAGATACTTGCCCTGCGTCGCCTGCGCGTTCTGGACGCCCTCCGGCACGAAGCTGCACGCGCAACCCTGGACAATGACCGCAAGGCCGCCGGCACTGTCGCGGACCATCTCCTCGGCATCTATGCCGACCGCCCCGACCTCGCTCGCGCCCGCACCACGCTGACCGAACACCTGCCCAACCTGTTCGACGGCACCGAGGTCATCGCCCTGGCCGAGCGCAGCCTTATGGCGCCTCTGGATGCACGCGCCAAGGCGCTGACGGCCGCTTCCGCGCGCCGCGTGGCCCTGGTGACGGCAGTGTCGCCCCGGGCCCTGGTGGACATTGCCTTCGTCATCTATGAGAGCGTCAGGCTGGCCGGGGCCATAGCTGCGCTCTATGGCGCCCGCCCGGGCTTTTTCGGCTTCTGGCGGCTTGCGGGGGCCGTGCTGGCCCATCTGGCCGTCACCGGCGGCCTGGTGCTGACCGATGGCGTGGTCGAACAACTGGTGGGCCAGGGTCTTGCAGCGAAGCTCTCCGCCCGACTCGGTGAGGGCGTGGTCAACGGCCTGATGACCGTGCGCGTCGGCATCGCCGCCATGCGCGTGGTCCGCCCCCTGCCCTTCGAGACGCTGCCGCAGCCCATGGTGCGCGACTTCATCGGGGAACTCACCCGCGTTGTCGGAGACGCTGGAAAATCCGGCACTAACTGAGCCGCCTTAGGCCGCCAGTTTCAGATCGGCCTCAAAAGTCTCGACCTGCGGCTTGGCGAAATAGAAGCCCTGGAACAGCGTGATGCCCGCGGCCCTGAGGGCAACCAGCTCCGCCTCGGTCTCTACCCCTTCGGCCAGCACGGCGATGTCGAGCTGGCGGCAAATGCCCACAATGCCGGCGATGATCGCCTGCCGGGCGGCCGAACTGTCGACACCGCGAAGCAGGTCCATGTCGATCTTGATGAGGTCGGGCTGGAATTTCGCCAACAGGCCCAGGCCCGCATAGCCGGCGCCGAAATCGTCCAGTGCTGTCATGAAGCCCATGCGCCGGTACTCGGCAACGATATTGGCAACATGCGCCGTGTCGCCCATGCGTTCGTTCTCGGTGAACTCGAACATCAACCGCCTGGGGTCGAACTGCACACGCGCCGCCGCGGCCAGTGTCGCCCGGATGCAGGCCTTCGGCTCATAGACAGCGTTGGGCATGAAATTGATCGAGAGCCGTGCTCTTGACGTCGCCGGCAGGTGTTCCCCGGCCAGTTCAATGGCCTTGACCCGGCAGGCCTGGTCGAACACGTAGCGATTGGCCTCGGTCACCGCGGACAGCACCGCACCGGCGCCTTGGCCGTCCACACCGCGCACCAGGGCTTCATAGCCCCAGATCTCGCCCGCGGCCAGATCGACTATTGGGTGGAATGCCATCGTGAACGGCACCGGAAAGTCTTCGCCATTCTGGCAGCCTTGGCACGTCACGCCCATGAAATCCGACCTATGCTCGAAACTGGAAGAAGCAAATTCCGCCAGCCTGCGGCAAACGTCTTAAGGCATTGCCAATGCGGCAAGGATCGTGATCAGTCCTTGGCGGCGCTCGGCGCCAGGGTCAGCTTCAGCCCGTCCAGGGCGTCGGAGCACAGGATCTGGCAGGAGAGGCGGGAATTGGACTTCACGTCACCCACGCTATCCAGCATGTCCTCTTCCTCGTCGCTGGGGGCGCCGACGGCGTCGAGCCAGTCAGTATCCACATAGACGTGGCAGGTGGCGCAGGAACAGGCGCCGCCGCATTCGGCCTTGATATTGAGGCCCCAGTCGCGAATAACCTCCATGACGCGCCAGCCCTCGAGCCCTTCGAGCTCGTGCACTTCGCCTGCCTGGTCGGTAACAGTGATCTTCATGGGGCGCTCCTCAACAGCGGGGCGTCCATACCCCTCAAAAGACCCCGCCGCAAGAGCGGGGCCGCTTGGCAATTCGGCTTAAGCCACGCCCAGCTTCTTCTGCAGCTTGGTGGAGCTGGTGGTGTACTGGAACACCACGCGCTCACCCGGCGAAATCACGGCCTTGGCCGCCTGCGCCATCAATGCCGCCTCGTGGAAGCCCGAGAGGATCAGCTTGAGCTTGCCCGGATAGTGGTTGATGTCGCCAATGGCGAAGATGCCCGGCACCGAGGTTTCGAATTTTTCGGTGTCGACGACAATGGTGTTGTCGTTGAGCTCGAGCCCCCAGTCCGCCACCGGACCCAGCTTCATGGTCAGGCCGAAGAACGGCAGGAGCCGCGTCGCCGGGATCGAGAGATCACCCGCTTCGGTCGTCAGGTGCACATGGTTGATCTGGCCGTCTTCACCGTCCAGCTTGGCGATCTGGCCGAGCTGGAAGTTGATCTTCCCGTCGGCGACCAGCTCCTTCATCTTGTTGACCGAGGCCGGTGCCGCCTTGAAGGCATCGCGACGATGCACAAGGGTCAGGGTGCGGACGATGGGCGCCAGGTTCAGCGTCCAGTCCAGGGCGGAGTCGCCGCCGCCGACAATGACGACGTCCTGGTCGCGGAAGTCTTCCATCCTGCGCACGGCATAGAACACCGACTTGTTCTCGTATTGCTCGATGCCTTCCACCGGCGGACGCTTGGGCTGGAACGAACCACCGCCGGCCGCGATCACCACGACCTTGGTGAAGAAGGTCTCATCCGCATCCGTCTGCAGCTTGAAAGAGCCGTCTTCCAGCTTCTCGATGGAATTGACCATGCGCGAGAAGTGGAACTCCGGCGAGAACGGCGCGATCTGCGCCATCAGATTGTCGGTCAGCTGTTGGCCGGTGACCACCGGAAAGCCGGGAATGTCGTAGATCGGCTTTTCCGGATAGAGCTCGGCGCACTGCCCGCCGGCGCGGTCCAGAATGTCGATGAAATGGCATTTGATATCGAGCAGCCCGAGTTCGAAGGCCGCGAACAGCCCGCAGGGGCCCGCGCCAATAACGACGACATCGGTGGTGATCTCAGTGCTCATGTCTCAAAGTCCATTCGAACCCGAGGTCCCTTGACCCCGGAATTGGTCCCATCGGGGCACGGCCCCGCTCTTGATCATGGGAACCGCCGCTGTCACC
It contains:
- a CDS encoding YcjF family protein codes for the protein MKRPVARTMDSADRPTDMVRAPRAFTPDRAEIVEAAFAPEAEPVEPAPPPRRMSWFGRLAWTTGGILVSTALGLAADRLIRDLFATNEWLGWLGLGVLGLFVLAVIAIVTREILALRRLRVLDALRHEAARATLDNDRKAAGTVADHLLGIYADRPDLARARTTLTEHLPNLFDGTEVIALAERSLMAPLDARAKALTAASARRVALVTAVSPRALVDIAFVIYESVRLAGAIAALYGARPGFFGFWRLAGAVLAHLAVTGGLVLTDGVVEQLVGQGLAAKLSARLGEGVVNGLMTVRVGIAAMRVVRPLPFETLPQPMVRDFIGELTRVVGDAGKSGTN
- a CDS encoding EAL domain-containing protein, with translation MGVTCQGCQNGEDFPVPFTMAFHPIVDLAAGEIWGYEALVRGVDGQGAGAVLSAVTEANRYVFDQACRVKAIELAGEHLPATSRARLSINFMPNAVYEPKACIRATLAAAARVQFDPRRLMFEFTENERMGDTAHVANIVAEYRRMGFMTALDDFGAGYAGLGLLAKFQPDLIKIDMDLLRGVDSSAARQAIIAGIVGICRQLDIAVLAEGVETEAELVALRAAGITLFQGFYFAKPQVETFEADLKLAA
- a CDS encoding 2Fe-2S iron-sulfur cluster-binding protein, with amino-acid sequence MKITVTDQAGEVHELEGLEGWRVMEVIRDWGLNIKAECGGACSCATCHVYVDTDWLDAVGAPSDEEEDMLDSVGDVKSNSRLSCQILCSDALDGLKLTLAPSAAKD
- a CDS encoding NAD(P)/FAD-dependent oxidoreductase; this translates as MSTEITTDVVVIGAGPCGLFAAFELGLLDIKCHFIDILDRAGGQCAELYPEKPIYDIPGFPVVTGQQLTDNLMAQIAPFSPEFHFSRMVNSIEKLEDGSFKLQTDADETFFTKVVVIAAGGGSFQPKRPPVEGIEQYENKSVFYAVRRMEDFRDQDVVIVGGGDSALDWTLNLAPIVRTLTLVHRRDAFKAAPASVNKMKELVADGKINFQLGQIAKLDGEDGQINHVHLTTEAGDLSIPATRLLPFFGLTMKLGPVADWGLELNDNTIVVDTEKFETSVPGIFAIGDINHYPGKLKLILSGFHEAALMAQAAKAVISPGERVVFQYTTSSTKLQKKLGVA